A region from the Beduinella massiliensis genome encodes:
- a CDS encoding sigma-70 family RNA polymerase sigma factor, with the protein MIDEQAFVREVEADAAMLYRVCLSILRRDADAQDAVQQALERAWAHRQSARPDRIRAWLTQIAVNECRNILRRRRRVEPAAILPERPPLSGPDLSLRDALDRLPDALRTPLLLHYMEGFTEKEIASALTLPQSTVKWRMYQARCRLREDLKEVAKK; encoded by the coding sequence ATGATCGACGAGCAAGCCTTCGTGCGTGAGGTGGAGGCCGACGCCGCAATGCTCTATCGCGTATGCCTCAGCATCCTGCGGCGCGACGCGGACGCGCAGGACGCCGTTCAGCAGGCGCTGGAGCGCGCATGGGCGCACAGGCAGTCCGCGCGGCCCGACCGCATCCGCGCCTGGCTGACGCAAATCGCTGTCAACGAGTGCCGCAACATCCTGCGCAGACGCCGCCGCGTCGAGCCCGCGGCCATTCTTCCTGAACGTCCGCCTCTCTCGGGACCGGATCTCAGCCTGCGCGACGCGCTGGATCGACTGCCGGATGCGCTTCGCACGCCGCTGCTGCTGCACTACATGGAGGGCTTTACAGAAAAAGAAATCGCGTCCGCGCTCACCCTGCCGCAATCAACCGTCAAATGGCGCATGTATCAGGCCCGTTGCAGACTGCGCGAAGATTTGAAGGAGGTGGCAAAAAAATGA
- a CDS encoding MATE family efflux transporter, whose protein sequence is MQMVRDVRENKTFYLHATAIMLPVIAQQLISALFNFVDNFMVGQLGAASLAGVSVANKPYTVFMCLFFGFTGAGGMLIAQYYGARERRTMQQLFGLQIAGSLVIGAAFFLVLHFFPHVIMGAFVTDPETMRAGLDYLSMIKYSYIPTAISLTCMHSLRALGKNRMPMVAGFVTMLVNIALNSLLIFGLFGFPRMGERGAALATLIARTVEMLFYLYVLYRERTPFTLDIACFRKLPRPVLGMFARKGFPLTMNEVLWTSGQMIFFWTYAHVQEYALPAISLLDQTTTIIYVLTAGMSSAASAIIGQTLGAGQIAEAKAKAGRLLRLAFMLAGVCLVLGVGLSFVIPAMYGNLAADLRAMATQMILVQSVLVIPSALYSTTFSVLRAGGDTRSAVMLDSGYMWAVIVPASLLCAFLLPAMGHADVRIAFVIVQVLMNLKVFWGLAIINRGQWARNMTIGA, encoded by the coding sequence ATGCAAATGGTTCGGGATGTGCGGGAAAACAAGACGTTCTATCTGCACGCGACGGCGATCATGCTGCCGGTCATCGCGCAGCAGTTGATTTCCGCGCTCTTCAACTTCGTGGATAACTTCATGGTCGGCCAGCTTGGCGCGGCGTCGTTAGCGGGCGTGTCCGTCGCGAATAAGCCGTACACGGTGTTCATGTGCCTGTTTTTTGGATTCACAGGCGCGGGCGGCATGCTGATCGCGCAGTATTACGGCGCGCGGGAACGGCGCACCATGCAGCAGCTTTTCGGCCTGCAGATCGCGGGCTCGCTGGTAATCGGGGCAGCATTTTTTCTGGTACTGCATTTTTTCCCGCACGTCATCATGGGCGCGTTCGTCACGGATCCGGAGACGATGCGCGCGGGGCTGGATTACCTGTCTATGATCAAGTACAGCTACATTCCCACCGCGATATCGCTGACGTGTATGCATTCTCTGCGTGCGCTGGGCAAAAACCGCATGCCGATGGTCGCGGGCTTTGTGACGATGCTGGTCAACATCGCGCTCAACAGCCTGCTCATCTTCGGCCTGTTCGGCTTTCCGCGCATGGGCGAACGCGGCGCGGCGCTGGCGACGCTGATCGCCCGCACGGTGGAGATGCTGTTTTACCTCTACGTGCTCTATCGGGAACGCACGCCTTTTACGTTGGACATCGCCTGCTTTCGGAAGCTGCCGCGTCCGGTACTGGGCATGTTCGCCCGCAAGGGTTTTCCGCTGACGATGAACGAGGTGCTATGGACGAGCGGACAGATGATCTTTTTCTGGACGTACGCGCACGTACAGGAATACGCGCTGCCCGCGATTTCGCTGCTGGATCAGACGACGACGATCATCTACGTGCTGACGGCAGGCATGTCCTCGGCCGCGTCCGCCATCATCGGGCAGACGCTGGGCGCGGGGCAGATCGCCGAGGCGAAGGCGAAAGCCGGGCGCCTGCTGCGGTTGGCGTTTATGTTGGCAGGCGTGTGCCTGGTGCTGGGCGTCGGTCTTTCGTTCGTCATCCCCGCGATGTACGGAAACCTTGCGGCGGATCTTCGCGCCATGGCGACGCAGATGATCTTGGTGCAGTCTGTGCTGGTCATTCCCAGTGCGCTGTATTCGACGACGTTTTCCGTGCTCCGTGCGGGTGGAGATACCCGCTCTGCGGTGATGCTCGACTCCGGTTACATGTGGGCGGTGATCGTTCCGGCGTCTCTCCTCTGTGCATTCCTGCTGCCTGCGATGGGTCATGCAGACGTACGCATCGCCTTCGTGATCGTGCAGGTGCTCATGAATCTGAAGGTCTTCTGGGGGCTGGCGATCATAAATCGCGGCCAGTGGGCGCGCAACATGACGATCGGCGCGTAG
- the pckA gene encoding phosphoenolpyruvate carboxykinase (ATP) produces MNEVNLAKWGIINPTKVYHNLAVARLTEKALERGEGVLSETGALTVMTGKYTGRSPEDRYVVDTPAIHDEIAWGKINVPMTAEKFDKILTRVATYLQNREVFVFDGFAGADPKYRRSIRVINELASQNMFMHDLLIRPTAEEFDSFSEDFTVICAPGCKCIPELDGVHSEAAICVNFEKKVVVIAGSQYAGEMKKSVFSVMNFLLPADGVLPMHCSANIGKDGDTAVFFGLSGTGKTTLSADPNRMLIGDDEHGWSDNGVFNIEGGCYAKCINLSKENEPFIWNAIRFGALVENVTIDENGVYDFNDGSVTENTRVGYPVDYIPNAAIPGVGGIPKTVIFLTADAFGVLPPVSKLSKEAAMYHFVTGYTAKLAGTERGVTEPQATFSTCFGAPFLPRPASKYAEMLGEKIEKYGTNVYLVNTGWAGGPAGKGGNRMKLPYTRAMVTAALNGDLEKAEFVSDPIFNVQVPTSCPGVPSEVLIPRDMWQDKAAYDEQAKKLAAMFVKNFSKYEGMDAKIVAAGPKAE; encoded by the coding sequence ATGAACGAAGTAAACCTCGCAAAGTGGGGCATTATCAACCCCACGAAAGTCTATCACAACCTGGCTGTTGCGCGCCTGACCGAAAAGGCCCTGGAGCGCGGCGAGGGCGTCCTGTCTGAGACGGGCGCGCTGACCGTCATGACCGGCAAGTATACCGGCCGTTCCCCGGAAGACCGTTATGTGGTCGATACCCCCGCGATTCATGATGAGATCGCTTGGGGCAAGATCAACGTGCCGATGACCGCGGAGAAGTTCGACAAGATCCTGACCCGCGTGGCCACGTATCTGCAGAACCGCGAAGTGTTCGTGTTCGACGGCTTTGCCGGTGCGGATCCCAAGTACCGCCGCAGCATCCGCGTGATCAACGAACTCGCCTCGCAGAACATGTTCATGCATGACCTGCTCATCCGCCCGACGGCGGAGGAATTTGATAGCTTCTCGGAGGACTTCACCGTCATCTGTGCGCCGGGCTGCAAGTGCATTCCCGAGCTGGACGGCGTGCATTCCGAGGCTGCGATCTGCGTGAACTTCGAGAAGAAGGTCGTCGTCATCGCCGGCAGCCAGTACGCGGGTGAGATGAAGAAGTCCGTCTTCTCCGTCATGAACTTCCTGCTCCCGGCTGACGGCGTGCTGCCGATGCACTGCTCCGCCAACATCGGCAAGGACGGCGACACGGCTGTCTTCTTTGGCCTTTCCGGCACCGGCAAGACCACGCTGTCCGCCGATCCGAACCGCATGCTGATCGGCGACGACGAGCACGGCTGGAGCGATAACGGCGTCTTCAACATCGAGGGCGGCTGCTACGCCAAGTGCATCAACCTCTCCAAGGAGAACGAGCCCTTCATCTGGAACGCCATCCGGTTTGGCGCGCTGGTCGAGAACGTCACGATTGACGAGAACGGCGTGTACGACTTCAACGACGGCTCCGTGACCGAGAACACCCGTGTGGGCTACCCGGTCGATTACATCCCCAACGCCGCGATTCCGGGCGTGGGCGGAATTCCGAAGACCGTCATCTTCCTGACGGCGGACGCGTTCGGCGTGCTGCCCCCGGTCAGCAAGCTGTCCAAGGAAGCGGCGATGTATCACTTTGTGACCGGCTACACCGCGAAGCTGGCCGGCACCGAGCGCGGCGTGACCGAGCCGCAGGCGACCTTCTCCACGTGCTTTGGCGCGCCGTTCCTCCCGCGTCCGGCTTCCAAGTATGCCGAGATGCTGGGCGAGAAGATCGAAAAGTACGGCACGAACGTCTACCTGGTCAATACCGGCTGGGCCGGCGGCCCCGCCGGCAAGGGCGGCAACCGCATGAAGCTGCCCTACACCCGCGCGATGGTGACCGCCGCGCTCAACGGCGACCTGGAGAAGGCCGAGTTCGTGAGCGACCCGATCTTCAACGTGCAGGTTCCGACCTCTTGCCCGGGCGTGCCTTCCGAGGTGCTGATCCCGCGCGACATGTGGCAGGATAAGGCCGCGTACGACGAGCAGGCCAAGAAGCTGGCCGCGATGTTCGTGAAGAACTTCTCCAAGTACGAGGGCATGGACGCCAAGATCGTCGCCGCAGGCCCGAAGGCTGAGTAA
- the rsmA gene encoding 16S rRNA (adenine(1518)-N(6)/adenine(1519)-N(6))-dimethyltransferase RsmA, which produces MRKPEEAVSKHGFRFKHSLGQNFIFDETLLKSLADAAEVTRSDDVLEIGPGGGSLTACLAARAHRVVALELDRELLPVLAEVLRGYPNASVVQGDAMKADLGALTRDAFGENASFLVVANLPYYITTPVLTRLLTEGLPIRRVAVMVQREVGEKMLAGPGEEAYGMLAVLCAYYAEVSEAARVPAACFTPRPKVDSSFMVLRMRKEPPVAVPSQALFFRVARAAFAMRRKTIRNNLQASLNLSREEADACLAAAKILPTVRGETLALEDFARIAWKVEEIKKK; this is translated from the coding sequence ATGAGAAAGCCTGAGGAGGCCGTATCCAAGCATGGCTTTCGCTTTAAGCATAGCCTGGGGCAAAACTTTATCTTCGACGAAACGCTGCTAAAGAGCCTGGCAGACGCCGCGGAGGTAACGCGGTCGGATGACGTGCTGGAGATCGGACCGGGCGGCGGCTCGCTGACGGCGTGCCTGGCCGCGCGCGCGCATCGCGTGGTGGCGCTGGAGCTGGATCGGGAGCTTTTGCCCGTGCTGGCGGAGGTTTTACGGGGTTATCCCAATGCCTCCGTCGTGCAGGGCGACGCGATGAAAGCCGACCTTGGCGCGCTTACGCGCGATGCCTTTGGAGAGAACGCTTCCTTTTTGGTCGTCGCGAACCTGCCCTATTATATCACTACGCCCGTGCTGACGCGTCTGCTCACGGAAGGACTGCCCATCCGGCGTGTTGCGGTGATGGTGCAGCGGGAGGTGGGGGAAAAGATGCTGGCAGGGCCAGGGGAAGAGGCTTACGGGATGCTGGCCGTGCTCTGCGCATACTACGCCGAGGTGAGCGAGGCGGCGCGCGTACCTGCGGCGTGCTTCACCCCGCGTCCTAAGGTCGATTCTTCCTTTATGGTGCTGCGGATGCGAAAGGAGCCGCCGGTGGCCGTTCCTTCCCAGGCGCTTTTTTTCCGCGTGGCGCGAGCGGCGTTTGCCATGCGGCGAAAGACGATCAGAAACAACCTGCAGGCGTCGCTGAACCTGTCGCGGGAGGAGGCGGACGCCTGCTTGGCGGCGGCGAAGATTTTGCCCACTGTGCGCGGAGAAACGCTTGCCTTGGAAGATTTCGCGCGCATCGCGTGGAAAGTCGAAGAAATAAAGAAAAAATAA
- a CDS encoding DUF5317 family protein: MMLVFALPLFLMCVLLARRRGGGLSNLSGSDVAWLALPIGSFLLEAAFQAASRFILIPSPVRAAQILLQYAGLFAFALRNARWDAGALVAGAGAAMNFLVIALNGFQMPVSQAAAMAAGQEAGIAKLTGGEIYGYTMQNAATRLPLLGDIIPLAGGFASLGDLVLIAAVVRIFYAMMLPNKQKGESAHEKA; encoded by the coding sequence ATGATGCTTGTCTTTGCGCTTCCGCTGTTCCTCATGTGCGTGCTGCTCGCGCGCCGCAGGGGCGGCGGGCTTTCCAACCTGTCTGGAAGCGATGTCGCCTGGTTGGCGCTGCCCATAGGATCCTTCTTGCTGGAGGCTGCCTTTCAGGCGGCCTCCAGGTTTATCTTGATCCCTTCTCCGGTTCGGGCGGCGCAGATTCTCCTGCAGTACGCGGGACTCTTCGCCTTCGCCCTGCGCAACGCGAGATGGGATGCGGGCGCGCTCGTCGCGGGCGCAGGCGCGGCGATGAATTTTCTGGTCATCGCCTTAAACGGTTTTCAAATGCCCGTTTCACAGGCAGCGGCTATGGCCGCCGGGCAGGAGGCGGGGATTGCGAAGCTGACCGGCGGGGAAATATACGGGTACACGATGCAGAATGCGGCCACCCGCCTGCCGCTGCTCGGCGACATCATCCCGCTGGCGGGAGGATTTGCGAGCCTGGGCGACCTCGTGCTGATCGCGGCGGTCGTGCGCATCTTTTACGCCATGATGCTGCCAAACAAACAGAAGGGGGAGAGCGCGCATGAGAAAGCCTGA
- a CDS encoding HD domain-containing phosphohydrolase produces MKKCQKAYIAFIFIIGLVITAANSPSILLAIRQAGLLQALPRMIVMLALMALFRSMPLQLSSEHIVDVSFIIVLTAVLTMGAPTAQLLYALSTLLMFSRDETTKRHGLSILHKPVQLTFNTCIVLIALSFANVVFMYLGGNGADFRLPYSIFTSFLYSVVVMVVNLMLLMVLFALGGEDVRGSVRENIMGILPNVLATMPIGILLAYLLQLPGGEYMLAIFMLPLMLARYSFKLYIDSKEQYVRMIMALSSAIEAKDPYTEGHSRRVSEYAVRIAQEMHLSSGRVDNLRVAALLHDIGKIGVNDRVLNKNGPLDPDEWKIVRQHPETGYRIVSQLNLSETAKSAILHHHERFDGKGYPSGIPLSELPLEVAILSIADAFDAMTSDRPYRKGMTKQKALSILQEEAGNQFHSDVVKAMERIVQSIDLP; encoded by the coding sequence ATGAAAAAATGTCAGAAGGCCTATATCGCGTTTATCTTTATCATAGGTCTTGTCATAACGGCGGCGAATAGTCCGTCGATTCTTCTCGCCATCCGTCAGGCCGGGCTCCTTCAGGCTCTGCCGCGCATGATCGTCATGCTGGCGCTGATGGCGCTCTTTCGTTCCATGCCCTTGCAGCTTTCCAGCGAGCATATCGTCGATGTCTCCTTCATCATCGTGCTGACGGCTGTGCTGACGATGGGCGCGCCGACGGCGCAGCTGCTCTACGCGCTGAGCACGCTGCTCATGTTTTCCCGCGACGAAACGACCAAGCGCCACGGTCTCAGTATCCTGCACAAGCCGGTGCAGCTCACGTTTAACACCTGTATCGTCCTGATTGCTCTCTCGTTTGCGAACGTCGTGTTTATGTATCTGGGCGGAAACGGCGCGGATTTCCGGCTGCCGTATTCGATATTCACCAGCTTTTTGTACTCCGTCGTCGTCATGGTCGTCAACCTGATGCTTTTGATGGTGCTCTTTGCGCTGGGCGGGGAAGACGTGCGCGGGAGCGTGCGCGAGAACATCATGGGCATCCTGCCCAACGTGCTGGCGACCATGCCGATCGGCATTCTGCTCGCTTACCTCCTGCAGCTTCCGGGCGGCGAGTACATGCTGGCGATCTTCATGCTGCCGCTGATGCTGGCGCGCTATTCGTTCAAGCTCTATATCGACAGCAAGGAACAATACGTGCGAATGATTATGGCGCTTTCCAGCGCCATTGAAGCCAAGGATCCCTATACGGAGGGTCACTCGCGCCGCGTCAGCGAATACGCGGTGCGCATCGCGCAGGAAATGCATCTGTCCAGCGGGCGGGTGGACAACCTGCGCGTGGCGGCGCTCCTGCACGACATTGGCAAGATCGGCGTCAACGATCGGGTGCTCAACAAAAATGGCCCGCTCGATCCCGATGAGTGGAAGATCGTCCGTCAGCATCCGGAGACGGGCTATCGGATTGTCAGTCAGCTGAACCTTTCGGAGACGGCCAAAAGCGCGATTTTACACCATCACGAGCGCTTTGACGGGAAAGGATATCCGTCTGGGATTCCTTTGAGCGAGCTGCCGCTGGAGGTTGCGATTCTCTCCATCGCGGACGCCTTTGACGCCATGACGAGCGACAGGCCGTACCGCAAGGGGATGACAAAGCAAAAGGCGCTTTCGATTCTTCAGGAGGAAGCGGGAAACCAGTTTCACAGCGACGTGGTCAAGGCGATGGAGCGAATCGTTCAATCGATCGACCTTCCATAA
- a CDS encoding 2-hydroxyacyl-CoA dehydratase, giving the protein MSTTTKHAVYTKEMHEEGYTILIPNMAEIHFELVRNVFELYGHKTVLLTNSGPSVVQEGLKYVHNDTCYPALLVIGQMMDALHSGKYDLHKVALIITQTGGGCRASNYIHLLRKALKKAGLEYIPVISLNLSGLESSSGFKLTIPMLRRAIAALVYGDCLMHLANQTRPYENKKGETDALIQKWIGELTDQFAKGRGMRSGPMRQNLERIADEFDAIEREHEKKTRVGIVGEIYVKYASLGNNNLEAFLREQDCEYMVPGIMGFALFKTDNRLEDIKLYGGNPLKYAVCSILKRFLTHMETILIETIKKHPSFVPPSSFEHTKSLVKDVIGYGSKMGEGWLLTAEMIELTENGYANIVCTQPFGCLPNHICGKGMIRKIRELYPNANIVPIDYDPSATRVNQENRIRLMLCVARGEQESGENVQPAMASGGLGD; this is encoded by the coding sequence ATGAGCACCACCACCAAGCACGCGGTATACACCAAGGAGATGCATGAGGAGGGTTACACCATCCTCATCCCCAATATGGCTGAGATCCACTTTGAGCTCGTCCGAAACGTATTCGAGCTGTACGGCCACAAGACGGTGCTGCTGACGAACAGCGGCCCGAGCGTGGTGCAGGAAGGTCTCAAGTACGTGCACAACGACACCTGCTATCCCGCGCTGCTCGTCATCGGGCAGATGATGGACGCGCTGCACTCCGGCAAGTACGACCTGCACAAGGTCGCGCTCATCATTACACAGACGGGCGGCGGCTGCCGCGCGAGCAACTATATCCACCTGCTGCGCAAGGCGCTGAAAAAGGCGGGGCTGGAATACATTCCGGTGATTTCGCTCAACCTCTCCGGCCTGGAATCGTCCAGCGGCTTCAAGCTGACGATCCCGATGCTCCGCCGTGCGATCGCCGCGCTGGTTTACGGCGATTGCCTGATGCACCTTGCGAACCAGACGCGGCCCTATGAAAACAAGAAGGGCGAGACGGACGCGCTGATTCAAAAGTGGATAGGGGAGCTGACGGATCAGTTCGCCAAAGGGCGCGGCATGCGTTCAGGCCCCATGCGCCAAAACCTGGAGCGCATCGCGGACGAATTTGACGCCATCGAGCGCGAGCACGAGAAGAAGACGCGCGTGGGCATCGTGGGCGAGATCTACGTCAAGTATGCGAGCCTTGGCAACAACAACCTGGAAGCTTTTCTGCGCGAACAGGACTGCGAATACATGGTACCGGGGATCATGGGGTTTGCGCTCTTTAAGACCGACAACCGCCTGGAAGACATCAAACTGTACGGCGGCAATCCCCTGAAATACGCGGTTTGCTCGATCCTCAAGCGTTTCCTGACGCACATGGAAACGATTCTGATCGAGACGATCAAGAAGCATCCCTCGTTTGTGCCCCCCTCTTCCTTTGAGCACACGAAGAGCCTCGTCAAGGACGTGATCGGCTACGGCAGTAAGATGGGGGAGGGCTGGCTGCTCACGGCGGAGATGATCGAGCTTACGGAAAACGGCTATGCCAACATCGTCTGCACGCAGCCGTTCGGCTGTCTGCCCAACCACATCTGCGGCAAGGGGATGATCCGAAAAATTCGCGAGCTGTACCCGAACGCCAACATCGTGCCGATCGATTACGACCCCAGCGCGACGCGCGTCAACCAGGAAAACCGTATTCGTCTGATGCTCTGCGTCGCCCGCGGCGAGCAGGAGAGCGGCGAAAACGTCCAGCCGGCTATGGCTTCCGGCGGGCTGGGGGATTAA
- a CDS encoding acyl-CoA dehydratase activase-related protein, translating to MNERNMLHVGLDVGSTTIKCVVLDEREQIVYSSYERHFALITQKTLELIETVNREVVHGAPVTLTVSGSAGMGMAQGAGLPFLQEVYATKLAADRWLPGTDVIIELGGEDAKILFLQGCMEVRMNGSCAGGTGAFIDQMATLLGVTPAVMDELAEKAARTYTIASRCGVFAKTDIQPLLNQGAAHEDIARSIFMAVVNQTIAGLAQGRPIEGKVVYLGGPLTFLPQLRACFDQALGLKGLSPQNALYYVALGAASHHEEPLRLEEAIGRLKAFHAGEAYNALPPLFETEAEYQAFEERHAKDAVPILDPGTYAGDAFLGIDAGSTTLKCAVTDGDGRLLLTSYQSNSGDPVPLIRDFLLTLFTKYPRLNVKKAAVTGYGEELIQQAFGVDYGLVETVAHFTAAKAFMPDVDFVIDIGGQDIKCFKIHGGVIDNIFLNEACSSGCGSFLQTFASALGYSIADFAKLGLKGRRPVDLGSRCTVFMNSSVKQAQKDGADVSDISAGLSISVVKNALYKVIRATSAEQLGRRIVVQGGTFLNDAVLRAFEQELGVQVVRPDIAGLMGAYGAALHARTLHALKGGETTLCTQEELAHFAHETRTSQCGLCENHCRLTVHTFPGGRRYIAGNRCDRPTTGKAQDLADMNLYAYKRERLTQMAATADTAQGGRPRIGLPMGLNMFEMLPFWTAFFEKLGFEVVISPLSSRRLYVAGQATIPSDTVCFPAKLMHGHVEALVAAGVDTIFYPCMSYNFDEKLGDNHYNCPVVAYYPEVLSANMPHLSGITFIKDYVGIHRRRDFPRKMTEILTRYFPNLSLKAVKTASDAAYAAYESYMRDVREKGEEIVRRARAEGKPIIVLAGRPYHVDPEINHGIDRLIAGFGVAVVTEDALACHMKKEATGVLNQWTYHARLYAAARYIAGQEDMNLVQLVSFGCGVDAITTDEVREILEGEGKIYTQIKIDEITNLGAVKIRLRSLFAAIEQQQLAKGRKAE from the coding sequence ATGAACGAAAGAAACATGCTGCACGTCGGTCTTGACGTGGGCTCTACGACGATCAAGTGCGTCGTGCTCGACGAGCGCGAGCAGATCGTCTATTCTTCCTATGAGCGGCACTTTGCGCTCATCACGCAAAAGACGTTGGAGCTGATCGAAACCGTCAACCGCGAGGTCGTGCACGGCGCACCGGTGACGCTGACGGTTTCCGGCTCGGCGGGCATGGGCATGGCGCAGGGGGCCGGTCTTCCGTTCCTGCAGGAGGTGTACGCCACCAAGCTGGCCGCAGACCGGTGGCTTCCGGGCACGGACGTCATCATCGAGCTGGGCGGCGAGGATGCGAAAATTCTCTTTTTGCAGGGCTGCATGGAAGTGCGCATGAACGGTTCGTGCGCGGGCGGAACCGGCGCATTCATCGACCAGATGGCGACGCTGCTGGGCGTGACGCCGGCGGTCATGGACGAATTGGCGGAGAAGGCGGCACGCACCTACACCATCGCTTCGCGCTGCGGGGTTTTCGCCAAGACGGATATCCAGCCGCTGCTGAACCAGGGCGCGGCGCACGAGGACATCGCCCGTTCGATTTTCATGGCGGTCGTCAATCAGACGATTGCCGGGCTTGCGCAGGGCCGTCCCATCGAAGGAAAGGTCGTCTACCTGGGCGGCCCGCTCACATTTCTGCCGCAGCTGCGCGCCTGTTTCGATCAGGCGCTCGGGCTCAAGGGGCTCAGCCCGCAAAACGCGCTTTACTACGTCGCGCTGGGGGCCGCGAGCCACCACGAGGAGCCGCTGCGGCTGGAGGAGGCCATCGGGCGGCTGAAGGCATTTCATGCGGGGGAGGCGTACAACGCCCTGCCGCCGCTCTTTGAAACCGAGGCGGAGTATCAGGCGTTTGAAGAGCGCCACGCGAAGGACGCCGTTCCCATTCTCGACCCCGGCACCTACGCGGGCGACGCCTTCCTGGGAATCGACGCGGGCTCCACGACGCTCAAGTGCGCCGTGACGGACGGGGATGGACGATTGCTGCTGACGAGCTATCAATCGAACAGCGGCGACCCGGTGCCGCTCATCCGCGACTTCCTGCTGACGCTCTTCACGAAGTATCCACGGCTCAACGTGAAAAAGGCCGCGGTGACCGGGTACGGCGAGGAGCTGATCCAGCAGGCGTTCGGCGTCGATTACGGCCTGGTGGAGACGGTCGCGCACTTTACCGCGGCCAAGGCGTTCATGCCGGACGTGGACTTCGTCATCGACATCGGCGGGCAGGACATCAAGTGCTTTAAGATTCACGGCGGCGTCATCGATAATATCTTCCTCAACGAGGCCTGTTCCTCTGGGTGCGGTTCGTTCCTGCAAACCTTTGCGAGCGCTCTGGGCTATTCCATCGCGGATTTTGCAAAGCTCGGGCTCAAGGGACGCAGGCCCGTCGATCTGGGCTCGCGCTGCACGGTATTCATGAATTCTTCGGTCAAGCAGGCACAGAAGGACGGTGCGGACGTGAGCGACATCTCCGCCGGGCTTTCCATTTCCGTCGTAAAGAACGCGCTGTACAAGGTCATCCGCGCGACGAGCGCGGAGCAGCTGGGGCGGCGCATCGTCGTGCAGGGAGGCACGTTCCTCAACGACGCCGTCCTGCGCGCCTTTGAGCAGGAACTGGGCGTACAGGTCGTCCGCCCGGACATCGCGGGGCTGATGGGTGCTTACGGCGCCGCGCTGCATGCCCGCACGCTCCATGCTCTAAAGGGCGGAGAGACGACGCTCTGCACGCAGGAGGAACTGGCGCATTTTGCGCACGAGACGCGCACATCGCAGTGCGGTCTGTGCGAAAACCATTGCCGCCTGACGGTGCACACGTTCCCCGGCGGGCGCCGGTACATCGCGGGCAACCGCTGCGACCGGCCGACGACGGGCAAGGCGCAGGATCTGGCGGACATGAACCTGTACGCCTACAAGCGCGAGCGCCTTACGCAGATGGCGGCAACGGCGGACACCGCGCAGGGCGGCCGGCCGCGCATCGGCCTTCCGATGGGCCTGAACATGTTCGAGATGCTGCCGTTCTGGACCGCCTTCTTTGAAAAGCTCGGCTTTGAGGTCGTGATTTCGCCGCTCTCCAGCCGCAGGCTGTACGTGGCGGGGCAGGCGACGATCCCCTCGGATACGGTGTGCTTCCCGGCAAAGCTCATGCACGGACACGTGGAGGCGCTGGTCGCCGCGGGGGTAGACACGATCTTCTACCCCTGCATGAGCTACAACTTCGACGAAAAGCTGGGCGACAACCACTACAACTGCCCGGTCGTCGCTTACTATCCCGAGGTGCTTTCCGCCAACATGCCGCACCTTTCGGGCATCACGTTCATCAAGGATTACGTGGGCATCCATCGCAGGCGTGATTTCCCGCGCAAGATGACCGAGATCCTGACACGCTATTTCCCGAACCTCTCCCTGAAAGCGGTGAAGACGGCTTCGGACGCGGCCTACGCGGCGTATGAAAGCTACATGCGGGACGTCCGGGAAAAGGGCGAGGAGATCGTGCGCCGGGCGCGCGCGGAGGGCAAGCCCATCATCGTGCTGGCGGGCCGTCCCTATCACGTGGATCCGGAGATCAACCACGGTATCGACCGGCTGATCGCGGGCTTTGGCGTCGCGGTGGTGACGGAGGACGCGCTCGCCTGCCACATGAAGAAGGAAGCGACGGGCGTGCTCAACCAGTGGACGTATCATGCGCGGCTCTACGCGGCGGCGCGCTATATCGCAGGGCAGGAGGACATGAACCTCGTGCAGCTCGTGTCCTTCGGGTGCGGTGTAGATGCGATCACGACCGACGAGGTTCGCGAAATCCTGGAGGGGGAAGGCAAGATCTATACGCAGATCAAGATCGACGAGATCACGAACCTGGGCGCGGTCAAGATCCGTCTGCGCAGCCTGTTCGCGGCCATCGAGCAGCAACAGCTGGCAAAGGGGAGGAAAGCGGAATGA